One genomic region from Candida albicans SC5314 chromosome 6, complete sequence encodes:
- a CDS encoding uncharacterized protein (Ortholog of C. dubliniensis CD36 : Cd36_65220, C. parapsilosis CDC317 : CPAR2_213740, Candida tenuis NRRL Y-1498 : CANTEDRAFT_92162 and Debaryomyces hansenii CBS767 : DEHA2A01056g): protein MIVELHSDVLLHVSDLFARGVENKLGLLLGYGLDDRLVVVKPIELAQVDPQYLEKRYSLFKDVYPNLSIVGVYEIGGNNPDRANILDIPAGRILYVSVDHNIQFKSFIDGDLVKTVIESSETEVIATKTIDTNKEYTKGRPKDELTVAEFNQNMVNTLTKLYERLTKILETKGMDKEIVEIANALRCYKHVKQSTDMKLQAAELALITEQIAELERTKIGIAKKILVKEPGLV, encoded by the coding sequence ATGATTGTTGAACTACACTCAGACGTGTTGTTACACGTATCCGATTTATTTGCACGAGGAGTAGAAAACAAACTTGGATTGTTATTAGGATATGGTTTAGATGATAGATTGGTTGTGGTGAAACCCATTGAACTTGCACAAGTGGACCCGCAGTATTTGGAGAAACGATATAGTTTGTTTAAAGACGTTTACCCCAATCTTTCCATTGTGGGTGTCTATGAAATTGGAGGGAACAATCCGGATAGAGCTAATATCTTAGATATCCCAGCTGGTCGCATACTTTATGTATCAGTTGATCACAACATCCAATTCAAGAGTTTTATCGATGGAGATTTGGTAAAAACAGTGATTGAATCTAGTGAAACAGAGGTCATAGCAACCAAAACTATTGATACAAACAAGGAGTACACCAAGGGGAGACCCAAAGACGAGTTGACAGTTGCCGAATTTAATCAGAATATGGTGAACACATTAACAAAGTTGTATGAGAGGTTGACTAAGATATTGGAAACTAAGGGTATggataaagaaattgttgagaTTGCCAACGCATTGCGTTGTTACAAACATGTCAAACAATCGACAGACATGAAATTGCAAGCTGCAGAGTTGGCATTAATTACGGAACAGATTGCTGAATTGGAAAGGACAAAAATAGGAATTGCTAAAAAGATACTAGTTAAAGAGCCGGGTCTTGTGtag